One segment of Leptospiraceae bacterium DNA contains the following:
- a CDS encoding sigma-54-dependent Fis family transcriptional regulator, with protein sequence MKIFIVDDEIEIRKSLRNILEDEEYEVEDFANSKSLLKALAKERPALLLLDVWLGKEDGLQILDDCKKIYPLLPIVMISGHGTIELAVSATKKGAVDFLEKPLSISKVLDTINTVLTKQINSEIPDVKLEFDQIIGQSQAIKKVKFAIAQAASTNARVFIYGENGTGKELVAKSIYLNSKRKEQPYIEINCAAIPEELIESELFGYEKGAFTGAVEKRIGKFEAANNGTIFLDEICDMSLSTQAKVLRILQEQRFEKLGSSESITVDVRVIAATNIPVDDAIKEGKFREDLYYRLNVIPIIIPPLRERKGDIPLLLDFYIKHTIATNDLPLKKLDNEAITLLSNHFWPGNIRELKNVVERLCIMTISDTIKGKDVKEALIGFKKAEEIFEQGDLKKAKEEFERQYIIKTLQLNEANVSKTSKILGVERTHLYRKIKALNIQIDNLSD encoded by the coding sequence ATGAAAATATTTATAGTAGACGATGAAATAGAAATTCGCAAATCTCTTCGAAATATTTTAGAAGACGAAGAATATGAAGTTGAGGATTTTGCAAATAGTAAATCTTTACTAAAAGCATTGGCAAAAGAGAGACCTGCTCTATTGCTTTTGGACGTTTGGCTAGGGAAGGAGGATGGTTTACAAATATTGGATGATTGCAAGAAAATTTATCCACTACTTCCGATTGTAATGATTTCTGGGCATGGCACAATAGAATTAGCCGTAAGTGCTACAAAAAAAGGAGCAGTTGATTTTTTAGAAAAACCTCTTTCTATTTCGAAAGTATTAGATACAATTAATACTGTATTGACCAAACAAATTAATTCTGAAATTCCGGATGTAAAATTAGAATTTGACCAGATTATTGGACAATCACAAGCAATTAAGAAAGTTAAGTTTGCGATTGCGCAGGCAGCATCGACTAACGCACGGGTATTTATTTATGGAGAAAATGGAACTGGTAAAGAATTAGTTGCAAAATCTATTTATTTAAACTCAAAAAGAAAGGAGCAACCTTATATTGAGATTAATTGTGCGGCAATTCCGGAAGAGTTAATTGAATCAGAACTTTTTGGTTATGAAAAGGGAGCCTTTACGGGAGCTGTGGAAAAAAGGATTGGAAAATTTGAAGCGGCAAATAACGGAACAATTTTTCTAGATGAAATTTGTGATATGTCATTGTCAACGCAAGCTAAAGTTCTTAGAATTCTCCAGGAACAAAGATTTGAAAAACTAGGTAGTAGTGAATCAATTACGGTTGATGTTAGAGTGATAGCGGCAACTAATATTCCAGTCGATGATGCCATTAAAGAAGGAAAATTCAGAGAAGATTTGTATTACAGATTAAATGTAATTCCTATTATTATTCCACCGCTTCGAGAACGAAAGGGAGACATTCCATTATTATTAGATTTTTATATCAAACATACCATTGCGACTAACGATTTACCGTTAAAAAAATTAGACAATGAAGCAATTACACTTTTGAGTAATCATTTTTGGCCTGGAAATATAAGAGAATTGAAAAACGTTGTAGAAAGGCTTTGTATTATGACTATATCCGATACGATTAAGGGAAAGGATGTAAAGGAAGCATTAATAGGATTTAAAAAAGCAGAAGAGATTTTTGAGCAAGGTGATTTAAAAAAGGCAAAGGAAGAATTTGAACGTCAATATATTATAAAAACTTTGCAGCTAAATGAGGCTAATGTGAGTAAAACGTCAAAAATATTAGGCGTAGAAAGAACGCATTTATATAGAAAAATAAAAGCTCTGAATATTCAGATTGATAATTTGAGCGACTAA
- the rlmD gene encoding 23S rRNA (uracil(1939)-C(5))-methyltransferase RlmD yields MNNNCVHFGTCAGCDLLDLDYLEQLKEKELEVKDIFRHWKNIPIGKTLGSPEEYFYRHKVQLPFGHKKGKYEEILTLGLHARDYSKIIDLKECKIQDESLSAVAWAIRDWAREEKYTPYNEKYDKGFLKYLVLRKSFYSGEILVGIVTASPKEIVKKKLDLLISKIQETLIPFQAKGKSILSGIVQNINIEKTSMVIGEHERLLWGKKYIKEELGGFKYRVGLSTFIQVNPFQTPRLYDRVLQEVPDGANVIDAYCGIGTISLQVSKKAKSVLGIESNPHSIESANIAIKENKIRNVKFLVGDTARILSQLKGSFDILIVDPPRSGLERNCVNAILDLGIRKIIYVSCNQETLEEDANILSRKYKLKSILPVDMFPQTFHIESVAIFELEK; encoded by the coding sequence ATGAACAATAATTGTGTACATTTTGGGACATGTGCTGGATGCGATTTACTTGATTTAGATTATCTAGAACAATTAAAAGAAAAGGAATTAGAAGTAAAAGACATATTTCGCCATTGGAAAAACATTCCAATTGGTAAAACGTTAGGTAGTCCTGAAGAGTATTTTTATAGGCATAAAGTACAATTACCTTTTGGTCATAAAAAAGGGAAATACGAAGAGATTCTAACTTTAGGATTACATGCACGTGATTATTCTAAAATAATTGATTTAAAAGAATGTAAAATTCAAGACGAATCGTTATCCGCTGTAGCCTGGGCAATAAGAGATTGGGCTAGAGAGGAAAAGTATACACCTTATAATGAGAAATATGACAAGGGATTTTTGAAGTATTTGGTTCTTCGGAAAAGTTTTTATTCAGGTGAAATTTTAGTCGGAATAGTAACTGCGAGTCCCAAAGAAATCGTGAAAAAAAAATTAGATTTACTCATATCAAAAATCCAGGAAACTCTCATTCCTTTTCAGGCTAAAGGAAAATCAATATTATCCGGAATTGTTCAAAATATTAATATAGAAAAAACTTCCATGGTAATTGGAGAACACGAAAGACTTCTTTGGGGGAAAAAATATATAAAAGAAGAGTTGGGGGGGTTCAAATATAGAGTTGGTTTATCAACTTTTATACAAGTTAATCCATTTCAGACTCCAAGGTTATACGATAGAGTTTTACAGGAAGTTCCAGATGGGGCCAATGTAATTGATGCCTATTGCGGGATTGGTACAATTTCACTTCAAGTATCAAAAAAGGCAAAATCTGTTTTGGGAATAGAAAGTAACCCACATTCCATTGAATCAGCCAATATTGCAATTAAAGAAAATAAAATTCGTAATGTAAAATTTTTAGTAGGGGATACCGCAAGAATTCTTTCTCAATTAAAAGGAAGTTTTGATATATTGATTGTGGATCCTCCGAGAAGTGGGTTAGAAAGAAATTGCGTAAATGCCATTTTAGATTTAGGAATTCGAAAAATAATCTACGTTTCGTGTAATCAAGAAACACTAGAAGAAGATGCAAATATTCTAAGTAGAAAATATAAATTAAAATCTATTTTACCAGTTGATATGTTTCCACAAACTTTTCACATTGAATCTGTAGCAATTTTCGAATTAGAAAAATGA
- a CDS encoding DUF167 domain-containing protein, which yields MKLSIQAKPNSKKTGIEKISETEWTIKVRESALEGQANDAIIKAVAEELKIPKTRIIILRGQKSKHKLLEIL from the coding sequence ATGAAACTGTCTATTCAAGCAAAACCAAATTCCAAAAAAACAGGAATTGAAAAAATAAGTGAAACAGAATGGACAATAAAAGTAAGAGAATCAGCCTTGGAAGGACAAGCAAATGACGCTATAATTAAAGCAGTAGCGGAAGAATTAAAAATTCCTAAAACGAGAATAATTATATTACGCGGACAAAAGTCTAAACATAAACTATTAGAAATTCTTTAA
- a CDS encoding SH3 domain-containing protein: protein MKLHTFLIRNFKLIFSFFFLLAVDFLISQSLPVSEAKQYRFVTAKTGLTLRLTPDTEGDAIDTIPFGKVVEIVAELTESVNIQGNISNWFEVKYKWHKGYVASGYLSETSENPDKKIPKSKEYIGTWKGDWKCGKEITHIKIKKNGYFSGWLFTGGDDSGCGGNVVKGTWTQNQLGEVCLKTNFEEPCFFIYNNKLITNLTSGNGFKENYDSEILSGLIRIR, encoded by the coding sequence ATGAAATTGCATACATTTTTAATCCGAAATTTTAAGCTAATTTTTAGCTTTTTCTTTTTACTAGCTGTAGATTTTTTAATTTCTCAGTCACTGCCTGTTAGTGAAGCCAAACAATATCGGTTTGTCACGGCAAAAACAGGACTAACACTTCGACTGACTCCTGACACGGAAGGAGATGCCATTGATACAATTCCGTTTGGAAAAGTTGTAGAGATTGTAGCAGAACTTACTGAATCAGTAAATATCCAAGGCAATATTTCAAATTGGTTTGAAGTAAAATACAAATGGCATAAAGGATATGTAGCAAGTGGCTATTTAAGTGAAACCTCTGAAAACCCTGATAAAAAAATCCCTAAATCAAAAGAATACATTGGAACATGGAAAGGAGATTGGAAGTGCGGTAAGGAAATTACGCATATAAAAATCAAAAAAAACGGCTATTTTTCAGGTTGGTTGTTTACAGGTGGGGATGATTCAGGGTGTGGTGGAAATGTAGTGAAAGGTACATGGACTCAAAATCAACTTGGAGAAGTTTGTCTTAAAACAAACTTCGAAGAACCCTGTTTTTTTATTTATAACAATAAGTTAATAACGAATCTAACGTCTGGAAATGGATTTAAAGAAAATTACGATAGCGAAATTTTGAGCGGACTAATAAGGATACGATAG
- the priA gene encoding primosomal protein N', producing MIQFAEVAINLPIKDEDTLTYEIPHGMKNVEVGKRVEIEVRNKKMEGVVIEIHSLIPNYKTKPIKRLIDKQPVITIDQMELGKWMKDFYISSLGESLYKMIPTGRRNISTEKIDISVESKLLKLNQEQEIVYQQIRSDFGKESTHLLYGITGSGKTEVYIHLMNDLLVNTDKSAILLVPEISLTVQILKRLELIFGENLAMLHSAMKVSDKFRNYLKILSGEKRIVVGTRSAIFAPMKNLGLIILDEEHDGSYKEHSNPRYHARQIAMQRSKMTSSVVVLGSATPSIESFYYAKRGNLKFHQIKERAKSAELSKVFLQEKRDDKDIISDTLLFKIKQRLDKKEQVVLLLNRRGHSPLIFSKSEKKMLECPNCSTNLCYHSKGRAVCHLCGYYESYAKLSDRMNGEIELMGAGTQKLEEYLLEKFPTAIIERLDQDATKNKEILTDVIGRLIEHKIDILTGTQMIAKGLDASHVTLVGVINANTGLGLPDFRSSERVYSLLTQVSGRAGRSELKGEVIIETSNSSHPVIQFATRQNYDEFFEHEILVRRDLHYPPFCRLVRLLARSKIETKSAEAIEVIKKELDIKIAKFAIKDVIVLGPAPAPFYKIDSNFRNHIVIKTNSLLKLREIIREIKLISLPANVYLEIDIDPMDLV from the coding sequence TTGATACAATTTGCAGAAGTCGCGATTAATCTCCCTATAAAAGATGAGGATACTCTGACTTATGAAATTCCGCACGGGATGAAAAATGTAGAAGTTGGAAAGCGTGTAGAAATTGAAGTTCGAAATAAAAAAATGGAGGGTGTTGTAATTGAAATTCACTCTCTAATACCAAATTATAAAACAAAACCTATTAAACGTCTTATCGACAAACAACCAGTAATCACAATCGATCAAATGGAACTTGGAAAATGGATGAAGGATTTCTATATTTCTTCTCTTGGAGAATCTCTTTACAAAATGATTCCCACAGGACGAAGAAATATTAGTACGGAAAAAATTGACATATCTGTAGAATCTAAATTATTAAAATTAAACCAAGAACAAGAGATTGTTTATCAACAAATTCGATCTGATTTTGGGAAAGAATCTACGCACCTTCTCTATGGCATTACCGGTAGCGGTAAAACGGAAGTATACATTCATTTAATGAATGATTTGTTGGTTAATACAGATAAATCAGCAATATTATTAGTGCCAGAAATAAGTTTGACAGTTCAAATTCTAAAACGATTAGAGTTGATTTTTGGTGAAAATTTAGCAATGCTTCATTCTGCTATGAAAGTTTCGGATAAGTTCCGAAATTATTTAAAAATATTGTCTGGTGAAAAGCGCATAGTCGTTGGTACCCGCAGTGCAATATTTGCTCCTATGAAAAATTTAGGACTGATAATTTTAGATGAAGAACATGACGGTTCATATAAAGAACATTCTAATCCGAGATACCATGCCAGACAAATTGCGATGCAAAGATCTAAAATGACTTCTAGTGTAGTAGTTTTAGGATCCGCGACTCCTTCCATTGAATCTTTTTATTATGCCAAAAGGGGAAATTTAAAGTTTCATCAAATAAAAGAACGAGCCAAATCTGCTGAATTGTCTAAAGTTTTTCTCCAAGAGAAACGAGATGATAAAGATATTATTAGTGACACTTTGCTTTTTAAAATTAAACAACGATTGGATAAAAAAGAACAAGTAGTGTTACTTTTGAATCGTCGAGGACATAGCCCTCTAATTTTTTCGAAGAGTGAAAAAAAAATGTTGGAATGCCCAAATTGTTCCACAAATTTATGTTACCACAGCAAGGGTAGGGCGGTTTGTCATCTTTGTGGGTACTATGAAAGTTATGCGAAATTGAGTGATCGAATGAATGGCGAAATAGAACTAATGGGAGCAGGAACCCAAAAACTCGAAGAGTATTTACTTGAAAAATTTCCGACAGCAATAATCGAGAGATTAGATCAGGATGCAACTAAGAATAAAGAAATTTTAACTGACGTTATTGGCAGATTAATTGAACATAAAATTGATATTCTTACTGGGACTCAAATGATTGCAAAAGGTTTGGATGCTTCACATGTTACTTTGGTTGGAGTAATCAATGCAAATACAGGCCTTGGACTTCCGGATTTTCGATCTAGCGAAAGAGTTTACTCTTTGTTAACCCAAGTTTCAGGACGGGCAGGTAGAAGTGAGTTAAAAGGAGAAGTTATTATTGAAACTAGCAATAGTTCGCACCCTGTGATTCAATTTGCTACTAGACAAAACTATGATGAATTCTTTGAACATGAAATACTTGTACGGCGAGATTTACATTATCCCCCATTTTGCAGACTAGTACGGTTATTGGCTCGTTCAAAAATTGAGACTAAATCAGCAGAAGCCATTGAAGTTATAAAAAAAGAATTAGATATAAAAATTGCTAAATTTGCTATCAAAGATGTGATTGTTTTAGGTCCAGCTCCTGCCCCCTTTTACAAAATTGATTCCAATTTCAGGAATCATATTGTAATTAAAACAAATTCTTTATTAAAGTTAAGAGAAATTATCCGTGAAATTAAATTAATTTCCTTACCAGCTAACGTGTATTTAGAAATTGATATTGATCCAATGGATTTAGTTTAG
- a CDS encoding pantoate--beta-alanine ligase: MQVIKNKNDLNVIIRKLKSEGKTIGFAPTMGFLHEGHITLFYESRANTDITVTSIFVNPAQFNDPKDFEKYPRNTEADLKKCESSGVDIVYLPEVDDIYPNGKIPDLNMKIPHLMKNLCATTRPGHFEGVLLVIANLFHTVEPDIAFFGLKDYQQFLIIREFARYTGYRMQVKGVETIRESDGLAMSSRNVRLSNEDREFASSIPRAFQNSKDYILNGGRDPKKIIEIFTEMVLRSSNMKIDYVEVLDSENLQSLEKLEGNILIAVAIFCGEVRLIDNIRLTIV; the protein is encoded by the coding sequence ATGCAAGTTATAAAAAATAAAAATGATCTAAATGTAATAATTAGGAAATTAAAATCGGAAGGAAAAACAATTGGGTTTGCTCCAACTATGGGATTTTTACATGAAGGGCATATAACTCTTTTTTATGAATCACGGGCTAATACTGATATAACCGTAACGTCTATTTTTGTGAATCCTGCTCAATTTAATGATCCAAAAGATTTCGAAAAATATCCAAGAAATACGGAAGCTGATTTAAAAAAATGCGAATCGTCTGGAGTTGATATTGTATATTTACCGGAAGTAGATGATATATATCCAAACGGAAAAATTCCTGATTTAAATATGAAAATTCCGCATCTTATGAAAAACCTTTGTGCCACAACTAGACCCGGACATTTTGAAGGAGTGCTCCTTGTTATTGCAAATTTATTTCATACAGTTGAACCAGATATTGCTTTTTTTGGTTTAAAAGATTATCAGCAGTTTTTAATCATTCGGGAATTTGCTCGGTATACTGGATACAGAATGCAAGTGAAGGGAGTTGAAACTATTAGAGAATCGGATGGTCTTGCAATGAGCTCACGAAACGTTAGGCTCTCGAATGAAGATCGGGAATTCGCAAGTTCTATACCTAGAGCATTTCAGAATTCTAAAGACTATATTTTAAATGGTGGAAGAGATCCAAAAAAAATTATTGAAATTTTTACAGAAATGGTTTTGCGAAGTTCTAATATGAAGATAGATTATGTTGAAGTTTTAGACTCAGAAAATCTACAATCTCTTGAAAAGTTAGAAGGAAATATTCTAATTGCAGTTGCAATCTTTTGTGGAGAAGTGCGGCTGATAGATAATATTCGATTGACAATTGTTTAA
- a CDS encoding NfeD family protein, with protein sequence MECLLNPGVPCDNLMNYAYIVWFVFGILLVIMEFIIPGVFIVFLGFGAFVTGGLHYLFNFGIGSQIASWIISSFVIIFFGAKFLKDLFPSDKSYEPTMVEHVAGRIVHVIKKINAGKKGGRISFQGTDWDAISKDFEIPKGSYAKISERENITFYVVTPTDEEVNIYLKSIVKEEEED encoded by the coding sequence ATGGAATGTTTGCTTAATCCTGGTGTACCGTGCGATAATTTGATGAACTATGCTTATATTGTCTGGTTCGTTTTTGGAATTTTGTTAGTCATTATGGAATTTATTATTCCTGGTGTCTTTATTGTTTTTTTAGGTTTTGGGGCTTTTGTCACAGGAGGTTTACATTACCTATTTAATTTTGGGATTGGTTCGCAAATTGCTTCCTGGATTATCTCTTCCTTTGTAATTATTTTTTTTGGAGCGAAGTTTTTAAAGGATCTGTTTCCTTCCGATAAATCCTACGAGCCTACTATGGTAGAACACGTAGCTGGCAGGATTGTGCATGTAATTAAAAAAATAAATGCTGGAAAAAAGGGAGGACGTATTTCCTTTCAGGGTACAGATTGGGATGCAATTTCAAAGGATTTTGAAATTCCTAAAGGAAGTTATGCAAAAATTTCGGAAAGAGAAAATATTACATTTTATGTTGTAACTCCAACAGATGAAGAAGTTAATATTTATTTAAAATCTATTGTCAAAGAAGAAGAGGAAGATTGA
- a CDS encoding SPFH/Band 7/PHB domain protein, with amino-acid sequence MVTFLTVVLILTIIIVYKTFIIVPEQYAYIKETWGKYTGPPLKPGFHFLVPIMDRIHYEHSLKEVAYDVPPQECITKDNVSVEVDGILYLKVIDPAKASYGIDNYLLATTQLAKTTLRSEIGKLNLDDTFSEREEINQNVVKQVDHATDPWGIKVTRYEIKNITPPKQVLHSMEQQMRAEREKRAEITISEGEKAARINRSLGEKKEAINVSEGEKQKRINEAEGRAKEIEYIATATATGIKVVAEAIAKKGGADAVDLQITQGYLESFGKILTNSKTTILPSNMANIVGTFEGLSKVTSSFTGKGDKK; translated from the coding sequence ATGGTTACGTTTTTAACAGTAGTTTTAATTTTAACGATTATTATAGTCTACAAGACTTTTATAATCGTCCCAGAACAATACGCATATATTAAAGAAACTTGGGGAAAATACACAGGTCCGCCACTTAAGCCAGGTTTTCATTTTTTAGTTCCAATAATGGACAGAATTCATTATGAACATAGTTTGAAAGAGGTGGCGTATGACGTTCCACCGCAAGAGTGTATTACTAAAGACAACGTTTCTGTAGAAGTTGATGGAATTTTATACCTTAAAGTAATCGATCCTGCCAAAGCTTCCTATGGAATTGACAATTATCTATTAGCCACTACGCAGCTTGCAAAAACAACACTTCGTTCCGAAATTGGAAAATTAAATTTAGATGATACTTTTTCTGAAAGAGAAGAAATTAATCAAAATGTAGTGAAGCAAGTAGACCATGCAACAGATCCATGGGGAATTAAAGTTACCCGCTACGAAATAAAAAACATCACTCCTCCCAAACAAGTTCTTCATTCTATGGAGCAACAAATGAGAGCAGAGAGAGAAAAACGAGCTGAGATTACTATTTCCGAAGGCGAAAAGGCTGCTCGTATTAACCGCTCTCTTGGAGAAAAAAAAGAAGCAATTAACGTCTCCGAAGGGGAAAAACAAAAGCGTATAAACGAAGCAGAGGGCCGTGCAAAAGAAATTGAATACATTGCAACAGCTACTGCTACAGGTATTAAAGTAGTCGCGGAAGCAATTGCTAAAAAAGGCGGGGCAGACGCAGTTGACTTACAAATTACACAAGGATATTTGGAGTCTTTCGGAAAGATCCTTACTAATTCCAAAACTACTATTCTTCCATCAAATATGGCTAATATAGTCGGTACTTTTGAAGGTTTATCAAAGGTAACCTCATCCTTCACAGGAAAAGGAGATAAAAAATAA
- a CDS encoding paraslipin — protein sequence MDTIIPAFWVVFLLYIAFKFIQSVRIVPAQEILIVERLGRYHQSLNAGLHFLIPFADKVTYRHTLKEQAIEVEPQICITKDNVQVKVDGVLYLRILDAQRASYGIEDYRFASIQLAQTTMRAVIGTLELDKTFEARDSINHRIVEVVDNAAESWGIQVNRYEIQNLSPPKTVLEAMEKQKTAELNKKAEISLSEGDRDSKINRSEGLKQEAVNKSEGEKQKRINEAEGKAKEIEAIALATAKGIESVADAINASKGKEAVRLQIVQTFIKEFAHLAKPNTEIVLPMDLTNIESITDSVTKIIDKGK from the coding sequence ATGGATACTATTATACCAGCGTTTTGGGTTGTTTTTTTACTATATATAGCATTTAAATTTATTCAAAGTGTTCGAATTGTGCCTGCACAAGAAATACTAATCGTAGAAAGATTAGGTCGGTACCATCAATCTTTGAATGCCGGTCTGCATTTTTTAATTCCATTTGCTGACAAAGTTACCTATCGTCACACTTTAAAAGAGCAAGCGATTGAAGTAGAACCGCAAATTTGTATTACAAAGGATAATGTGCAAGTCAAAGTAGACGGGGTTTTATACCTAAGAATTTTAGATGCACAAAGAGCAAGTTATGGTATCGAAGACTATCGTTTTGCATCTATTCAATTAGCGCAAACTACTATGCGTGCTGTAATTGGTACTTTAGAATTAGATAAAACATTTGAAGCTAGAGATTCTATTAATCATAGAATTGTAGAAGTAGTAGACAATGCAGCAGAGTCGTGGGGAATACAAGTTAACCGCTATGAAATTCAAAATCTAAGCCCGCCGAAAACTGTATTGGAAGCAATGGAAAAACAGAAAACGGCAGAGCTTAATAAAAAAGCAGAAATTTCCCTATCAGAAGGCGATAGAGATTCCAAGATTAATCGTTCCGAAGGTTTAAAACAGGAAGCTGTTAATAAATCAGAAGGAGAAAAACAAAAACGAATTAACGAGGCTGAAGGTAAAGCAAAGGAAATTGAAGCTATTGCACTAGCGACTGCTAAAGGTATAGAATCAGTTGCTGACGCTATTAATGCTTCAAAAGGTAAAGAGGCCGTTAGACTTCAAATTGTTCAAACTTTTATAAAGGAGTTTGCTCATCTTGCGAAACCTAATACTGAAATTGTGTTACCAATGGACTTAACGAATATTGAATCGATTACAGATTCTGTTACAAAAATAATAGATAAAGGTAAATAA
- a CDS encoding 4-hydroxythreonine-4-phosphate dehydrogenase PdxA, which produces MKNIIITEGDPTGISYELFDDSFDFIKKKSIKYNFILVSNQTKIRSKFQSEIISLNNISELKSKISLSKKNSIFSLTKNLLTKKQEDSLVLGKPSICSGRISFASLMTGIQLQKKIGGDIITLPLSKEWVIASGEKSFKGHTEVFAKEYNKKTFMLMYGKKLKVIPLTTHIPLQSVSSSLKTINIYQLVTAIQNSNLFKSLKIAFCGLNPHAGENGKIGREEIDIINPYIQTMKKMKIDVDGPISADSLFIPDISKKYDLIFACYHDQGLIPFKSLEGKNGINLTLGLDFLRVSPDHGTAFDIAGKGIAESGSLIQCIKVLTR; this is translated from the coding sequence TTGAAAAATATAATCATTACAGAAGGAGATCCTACCGGAATTTCTTATGAATTATTTGACGATTCATTTGATTTTATAAAAAAAAAATCAATAAAATACAATTTTATCTTAGTCTCAAATCAAACTAAAATTAGATCAAAATTCCAATCCGAAATTATATCTTTAAATAATATTTCTGAATTAAAATCAAAAATATCCTTATCTAAAAAAAATTCAATTTTTTCTTTAACGAAAAATCTATTAACTAAAAAACAGGAAGACAGTCTTGTATTAGGTAAACCGTCAATATGTAGCGGAAGAATATCTTTTGCCTCTCTAATGACAGGAATACAATTACAAAAAAAAATCGGTGGAGATATTATCACTTTACCTCTTAGTAAAGAGTGGGTAATTGCTTCCGGAGAAAAATCATTTAAAGGACATACAGAAGTATTCGCAAAGGAATATAATAAAAAAACATTTATGTTAATGTACGGAAAAAAACTAAAAGTAATACCGTTGACAACTCATATTCCATTACAATCCGTTAGTTCTTCTCTGAAGACTATAAATATCTATCAATTAGTTACCGCAATTCAAAACTCTAATTTATTCAAATCATTAAAGATTGCATTCTGCGGATTAAATCCTCATGCTGGAGAAAATGGAAAAATTGGACGAGAAGAAATTGATATCATTAATCCCTATATTCAAACTATGAAAAAAATGAAAATAGATGTGGATGGTCCGATTTCTGCTGACTCTCTTTTTATACCTGATATATCTAAAAAGTATGATTTAATTTTTGCTTGTTATCACGACCAAGGTTTAATTCCATTTAAGTCTTTAGAAGGAAAAAATGGTATTAACTTAACTCTTGGACTTGATTTTCTGAGAGTATCTCCAGATCATGGAACTGCATTTGATATTGCTGGCAAAGGTATAGCAGAGTCTGGCAGTCTTATACAATGCATTAAGGTACTTACACGATGA
- a CDS encoding EAL domain-containing protein — translation MNSKVNYKKMNCSECMEGAGLDFAFTMAYQPIFDLDNKNIFAHEALVRGINNESAYSILSKVNDENRYRFDQACRVKAIELASRLSMKTFLSINFLPNAIYNPETCIKTTMEASEKYSFSKDRIIFEVTEGEKVENHAHLIDIIKEYKKQGIKTAIDDFGAGYSGLNLLAEFQPDYLKIDMALVRGIDKDRIRRSIIQGILYVCQEIKIKVIAEGIETKEEFMVLRDLGIQYLQGYYFSKPVFEGLGNYLFS, via the coding sequence ATGAATTCAAAAGTAAACTACAAAAAAATGAATTGTTCCGAATGTATGGAAGGGGCCGGTCTTGATTTCGCTTTCACTATGGCATACCAGCCAATTTTCGATTTAGATAATAAAAATATATTTGCACACGAAGCATTGGTCCGTGGAATAAACAATGAATCTGCCTATAGTATTTTATCTAAAGTAAATGACGAAAACCGTTATAGATTTGACCAAGCCTGCAGAGTGAAAGCAATCGAACTAGCTTCAAGACTAAGTATGAAAACTTTTTTAAGTATAAATTTTCTACCGAATGCAATCTACAATCCTGAAACTTGTATTAAAACTACAATGGAAGCATCGGAAAAATATTCATTTAGCAAAGATAGAATTATCTTCGAGGTGACGGAAGGGGAAAAAGTAGAAAACCATGCACACTTGATCGATATAATAAAAGAATACAAAAAACAAGGTATAAAAACAGCCATCGATGACTTTGGTGCAGGATACTCTGGATTAAACTTACTGGCCGAATTCCAACCAGATTATTTAAAAATTGATATGGCATTAGTTAGGGGAATTGATAAAGATAGAATTAGAAGAAGTATTATTCAAGGGATACTCTATGTATGCCAAGAAATCAAAATTAAAGTAATTGCAGAAGGGATTGAAACAAAAGAAGAATTTATGGTACTAAGGGATTTGGGAATACAATATCTACAAGGTTATTATTTTTCGAAACCTGTTTTTGAAGGTTTAGGTAACTATTTATTTAGCTAA